Part of the Methanolobus chelungpuianus genome is shown below.
GTCGGACAGTTCACCACCAAGGATGCCCGCCTGACAGGGCCACTGCAGTTTGGTCATAATGTCTCGGTGGGCTCCAACTCAGCCATCGTGGGCCCCGTGGTCATAGGGGAGAACACAAGGATCGGCGATAATGTGCTTATAGGGCCATATACGACCATCGGGTCCAACTGTGTCATAAACGATGAGTCCCGTATCCTTTCCTCTTACATATTCAACAATATCACCATTGGGAGCAACTGCAATGTATCCGGCTCCATCATTGACAACGGAGCAAAGGTATCTGATAATTCCTGTCTTGAGAATGGCACCGTGATAGGGCCCAATGTAGTCATAGGGAACAACACCACCGTGCACTCCAATACCAAGATATGGCCTGACATTGTGGTGCCTGAGAACACCAATGTAAAAAAGGATATGATCAATGAATCTTACATGTAGGTTCAGGCATCTGGGTTTGCGCTGATCTTTTTAGTTGTAGGTTGGTCTGCATGAACAAGTTAAAGAAATGGCTTATGATATCCTTGCTCATAAGCCTTGTATCAGGTCTTGTTGTTGTAGTCCTTACCTTTGATACCGGTACGATCCATGGCCTGCTCAGCATAAGGATTGAATATATACTTGCAGCAGCCGGTATCCATGCCCTGTCATATGTGGTGTGGGGCATCCGCATGCGTGGCCTGTGCAGGACCCTTGGTTACAAGGTCAGCGTCCCAAGATCTGTCGAAATAGTCACCTCCAGCACTCTTGCAGCGGCTGTCACCCCTTCCTCTATGGGGGGGGAACCTATCAGGATACATCTCCTGCATGTGGACCGGATACCTCTCGGAAAAGCATCTGCTGTAGTGCTTGGCGAAAGGCTGCTGGATGGCATTATCATACTGTCCCTTGCTCCTGTTTCGCTCTATATTCTCAGGGGCTTCATGGAAGACCCGTCCATGGATGCTATGCTCATAGCAGCAGCGTTCTTCCTCCTGGGGATTTTGCTGCTGGTACTGTACGCGGTATGGAAGCCGGAGGCTACAAGGAAGCTGACGATGTTCTTTGTAAAAAGAATAGCACCGTTCTTTGGTGCCAGGACTGATGCCCGGCTTGAGCATATAGTGGCAAAGGTGGATTCCGAACTTGAGAATTTTCATGACAGCATTTTCCTCTTCCTGAAAAAAGAACAGAGGCCAGGTCTTTTGCGGGGAGTGTTCAACACTTTCCTTTTCTGGGCCGTGGAGTTCTCAATGCTCTATGTGATACTCATAGGCCTGAATCAGTATCCTGATCCTCTTGTGGTCATTGCTTCCCAGATACTTGTACTGATCCTGATGGCAATACCGGCAACACCTGGAGCCAGCGGAGTTGCAGAGTTCGGCGCAACGACCATATTCTCGGTATTTGTGAGCTCTTCGCTGCTGGGTATAACTGTGGTGGTGTGGAGGGCCCTAACATTCTACATGAATCTGTTAGTTGGCGGTTTTGTGAGCTTCAGGATACTCAAGGACACTGAAATAATAAAGAAGTTCCTGCGCTGAGTTCTCCTATTTCCCGGAGAAAGCAAGGTAATCCTTCAATGTTCCTGCAATATCCAGCTTCATACTATCCGTCCTTTTCAGGAACTCCTCCATATCTGAGAATGGTGCAAGATTTTTGATGGCCGCTGCCTGGTTCTTTCCAATCCCCGGTAATTCCCTGATGAGCGATACAGATGCTCTGTTGATATCGAGCGGGAAGGGTATTCCTGTGACAGACCTGTGTCCATGTCCTGTCACAAGTATGTCGATGAAGTTGCCCAGGGGCATATTGTCAGGAATGCCCACCAGCAGAGGATACGATCCCAGCTGCCGTGCAAAGCATATATTCCCGTCATTCACCTCGCACAGTACATCCTTCAGGATCGTGCCTGCAGGTACGAGCTTCCTTAGCATGGGCAGGTCGATATCCTTGCGCACGTTTTCCTTATAGTTCAGGAAGAGCCTCTTGTTCTTTGCAACCAGTTCGTCATTACCATACATCCTGGTCCCGGGGAATGCCATGACCTGCCGGATGTTAATCCTTCTGACGAGCAGGTCCGCATCAATCACCTTTTTCAGGAAATCATAGTTCAGTTGAAATGTCCTTTTAGTCTCACCTTTGATACCGTGCACGAAATTGAGCCCCGGCAGCAGTTCGGGCATTCCATTAACTCCTCTTTTCTTCCCTACCTCATTGATAAGTCTGATGGCCTCGAAAACCTCTTCCGGCATGGCCTTCAGGTCGTTGGCACGGATGACTGCAGGATCGGCGCTTTCCATGCCAAGGGCGGCAACGTCCCCGGGTGTATGGTACTGCACAATGGTCCTGAATATCTCCCTGCACTGGTCAGGATATGCAGCTATCGTGCCGGGGTTTGCATTGTCCATATGCAGAAGCTTAAGTTCGGGGGCCACCCTGCGGATACCCTGATAGAGTGACAGCAGCACATCTGGATCCGGTTCAGGAATATCGCTACCAGTATCCTTTGCATGATAACTGAGGATATCCGGCTGGCGCCCGATCCTGAAAAAGCGGGCACCCTGGCCGTACAGGCTCGCAACCTCCCCGATGACCTCCTCAACAGGCCTGTAGTCCGAGGGGCCGTAGAAAGGCTCCGTGCAGAAAGAACAGTGCACCTTGCGCCCGCACCCCCTGTATGTTTCAAGCTCACAGACCACCCTGGGATAATCAGGATGTTCTTTGATCACGAATGCCCCTCTTGTTCCCCACCTGCCAATTTCCTCCACGGTCCTGAAGCGATGGATGCAGTTCTCAGCATTTCTGATTGTGCTGCTGTCTTCAAGAAGATCAAAGACAAAAGCCTCAATATCCGCTTCCGAAATGTGTACATTCTCTGCCCGTATGCCCAGTGACCGGGCTGTTTTGCCACCCTCGTAACTGAACC
Proteins encoded:
- a CDS encoding radical SAM protein, whose protein sequence is MTITNAVIIDGYVDEPACFGVPPYISPYIRYIAGALRERRLEERGIRYFTIDSVRADPRSAAELIRRADIVIIIAGMTVPGKYLRSTPISPGEIESIFSAAPGLKILGGPIRLGFSYEGGKTARSLGIRAENVHISEADIEAFVFDLLEDSSTIRNAENCIHRFRTVEEIGRWGTRGAFVIKEHPDYPRVVCELETYRGCGRKVHCSFCTEPFYGPSDYRPVEEVIGEVASLYGQGARFFRIGRQPDILSYHAKDTGSDIPEPDPDVLLSLYQGIRRVAPELKLLHMDNANPGTIAAYPDQCREIFRTIVQYHTPGDVAALGMESADPAVIRANDLKAMPEEVFEAIRLINEVGKKRGVNGMPELLPGLNFVHGIKGETKRTFQLNYDFLKKVIDADLLVRRINIRQVMAFPGTRMYGNDELVAKNKRLFLNYKENVRKDIDLPMLRKLVPAGTILKDVLCEVNDGNICFARQLGSYPLLVGIPDNMPLGNFIDILVTGHGHRSVTGIPFPLDINRASVSLIRELPGIGKNQAAAIKNLAPFSDMEEFLKRTDSMKLDIAGTLKDYLAFSGK
- a CDS encoding lysylphosphatidylglycerol synthase transmembrane domain-containing protein — encoded protein: MNKLKKWLMISLLISLVSGLVVVVLTFDTGTIHGLLSIRIEYILAAAGIHALSYVVWGIRMRGLCRTLGYKVSVPRSVEIVTSSTLAAAVTPSSMGGEPIRIHLLHVDRIPLGKASAVVLGERLLDGIIILSLAPVSLYILRGFMEDPSMDAMLIAAAFFLLGILLLVLYAVWKPEATRKLTMFFVKRIAPFFGARTDARLEHIVAKVDSELENFHDSIFLFLKKEQRPGLLRGVFNTFLFWAVEFSMLYVILIGLNQYPDPLVVIASQILVLILMAIPATPGASGVAEFGATTIFSVFVSSSLLGITVVVWRALTFYMNLLVGGFVSFRILKDTEIIKKFLR